Proteins encoded within one genomic window of Nonomuraea gerenzanensis:
- a CDS encoding glycoside hydrolase family 5 protein produces the protein MLHVSGTQLVTDDDAPVRLRGVGLGGWMNMENFITGYPANESSMRYALRCVLGDDRAELFFDRLLTSFFTERDAALLAGLGMNCVRIPVNYHHWESDDRPLEIDERGFRHLDRVIDLLGEHGLYSVIDLHALPGAQNQHWHSDNPTHVAAFWQHRHFQDRAIHLWEVIADHYRDHPWVAGYNPVNEPGDMTGKVIGPFYDRLVKAIRAADPGHVLFLDGNTYSTDFSIFREVYENTVFVMHDYALAGFAHGGPYPGYTRGEWCDRAELERTFAKRSRFQRETGTPLWVGEFGPVYTGDPAVDRQRLQILRDQLAIYDEQDAGWSLWTYKDVGLQGLVHAAGPYLDRFGDFIAKKRRLGVDRWGSTMEESADELAPLHALVETEFPGWDPYPWGARYQADDLIRHILLAQAMLPEYAELFRGLFDDELLDLADSFLLERCVRREPLLDLLADNLKA, from the coding sequence ATGCTGCATGTGTCCGGAACCCAGCTCGTGACGGACGACGACGCGCCGGTACGGCTTCGGGGGGTGGGTCTCGGGGGCTGGATGAACATGGAGAACTTCATCACCGGCTATCCGGCCAACGAGAGCTCCATGCGGTACGCCCTGCGCTGCGTGCTCGGCGACGACCGGGCCGAGCTGTTCTTCGACCGGCTGCTGACCTCGTTCTTCACCGAGCGGGACGCCGCCCTGCTGGCCGGGCTGGGCATGAACTGCGTGCGCATCCCGGTCAACTACCACCACTGGGAGTCCGACGACCGGCCTCTGGAGATCGACGAGCGCGGCTTCCGCCACCTGGACCGGGTGATCGACCTGCTGGGCGAGCACGGCCTCTACAGCGTGATCGACCTGCACGCGCTGCCCGGCGCGCAGAATCAGCACTGGCACTCCGACAACCCCACCCACGTGGCCGCGTTCTGGCAGCACCGGCACTTCCAGGACCGGGCGATCCACCTGTGGGAGGTCATCGCCGACCACTACCGCGACCATCCCTGGGTGGCGGGCTACAACCCGGTCAACGAGCCGGGCGACATGACGGGCAAGGTGATCGGCCCGTTCTACGACCGGCTGGTGAAGGCGATCAGGGCCGCCGACCCCGGGCACGTCCTGTTCCTGGACGGCAACACCTACTCCACCGATTTCTCGATATTTCGTGAGGTGTATGAGAACACCGTCTTCGTCATGCATGACTACGCGCTGGCCGGTTTCGCCCACGGCGGCCCCTACCCGGGGTACACCCGCGGCGAGTGGTGCGACCGGGCCGAGCTGGAGCGCACGTTCGCCAAGCGCTCCCGCTTCCAGCGCGAGACGGGCACGCCGCTGTGGGTGGGCGAGTTCGGGCCCGTCTACACCGGGGATCCGGCCGTGGACCGGCAGCGGCTGCAGATCCTGCGCGACCAGCTCGCCATCTACGACGAGCAGGACGCGGGCTGGTCGCTGTGGACGTACAAGGACGTGGGGCTGCAGGGCCTGGTGCACGCCGCGGGTCCGTACCTGGACCGGTTCGGCGACTTCATCGCCAAGAAGCGGCGGCTCGGCGTGGACCGGTGGGGCTCGACCATGGAGGAGTCGGCGGACGAGCTGGCCCCGCTGCACGCGCTGGTCGAGACTGAGTTCCCCGGCTGGGACCCGTACCCGTGGGGCGCGCGTTACCAGGCCGACGACCTGATCAGGCACATCCTGCTGGCGCAGGCGATGCTGCCCGAGTACGCCGAGCTGTTCCGCGGCCTGTTCGACGACGAGCTGCTCGACCTGGCCGACTCGTTCCTGCTGGAGCGGTGCGTACGCCGGGAGCCGCTGCTCGACCTGCTGGCCGACAACCTCAAGGCGTGA
- a CDS encoding extracellular solute-binding protein, producing MKRSLVLVAAAVLLAGCGGGGGGETTPQQSAGGAPAKVTLEWWHLSTAEPLKSLWAQRAKEFEAKNPHVTIKATVLENEAYKAKLTTITQSGNAPDVFASWGGGVLKQQIDAGLVKDISADVADVLPSFTPAALSAYQLDGKTYGLPTDIGLVGFWYNKKLFEKAGITEPPATWSAFLEDVKKLKAAGVTPIALAGKEKWPGHYYWAYLAMRIAGLDALKQAAVDHDFTKPDFVAAGQQVKALADLQPFQKGFLGAAYSTPDGQSATVSNGKAAMELMGQWAPSVQADSGKGLGDDLGFFRFPAVEGGKGSIDDAFGGGGGLTVGSDAPKEAIDFVKFMTEMGNHSKAVESGGVLPVLKGEESAVKDPNLKQVATLLASASGYQLYLDQAYPPAVGQQVNDSVAELIAGTKTPEEVGADITEVAKSEAG from the coding sequence ATGAAACGCAGTCTCGTGTTGGTCGCGGCCGCGGTGCTCCTGGCCGGCTGCGGTGGCGGCGGAGGTGGGGAGACCACTCCTCAGCAGAGCGCGGGCGGTGCGCCCGCCAAGGTCACGCTGGAGTGGTGGCACCTCTCGACCGCCGAGCCGCTGAAGTCGCTCTGGGCACAGCGCGCCAAGGAGTTCGAGGCCAAGAACCCGCACGTCACGATCAAGGCCACGGTTCTGGAGAACGAGGCCTACAAGGCCAAGCTGACCACGATCACCCAGTCGGGCAACGCCCCCGACGTCTTCGCCTCCTGGGGCGGCGGCGTGCTGAAGCAGCAGATCGACGCCGGCCTGGTCAAGGACATCTCGGCCGACGTCGCCGACGTGCTGCCGAGCTTCACGCCCGCGGCGCTGAGCGCGTACCAGCTGGACGGCAAGACCTACGGGCTGCCGACCGACATCGGGCTGGTGGGTTTCTGGTACAACAAGAAACTTTTCGAGAAGGCCGGCATCACCGAACCGCCCGCGACCTGGTCGGCGTTCCTGGAGGACGTCAAGAAGCTCAAGGCGGCGGGCGTCACGCCGATCGCGCTGGCCGGCAAGGAGAAGTGGCCCGGCCACTACTACTGGGCCTACCTCGCCATGCGCATCGCCGGGCTGGACGCGCTCAAGCAGGCGGCCGTCGACCACGACTTCACCAAGCCCGACTTCGTGGCCGCCGGTCAGCAGGTCAAGGCGCTGGCGGACCTGCAGCCGTTCCAGAAGGGCTTCCTGGGCGCGGCGTACTCCACCCCGGACGGCCAGTCCGCCACGGTCAGCAACGGCAAGGCGGCCATGGAGCTGATGGGCCAGTGGGCGCCGAGCGTGCAGGCGGACTCGGGCAAGGGGCTCGGTGACGACCTGGGCTTCTTCCGGTTCCCCGCGGTCGAGGGCGGCAAGGGCTCGATCGACGACGCGTTCGGCGGTGGCGGCGGGCTGACCGTCGGCTCGGACGCGCCGAAGGAGGCCATCGACTTCGTCAAGTTCATGACCGAGATGGGCAACCACTCCAAGGCCGTGGAGTCCGGCGGCGTGCTGCCGGTGCTCAAGGGCGAGGAGAGCGCGGTCAAGGACCCGAACCTCAAGCAGGTGGCGACGCTGCTGGCCAGCGCGAGCGGCTACCAGCTCTACCTGGACCAGGCCTACCCGCCGGCCGTCGGCCAGCAGGTCAACGACAGCGTGGCCGAGCTGATCGCCGGGACGAAGACGCCTGAAGAGGTCGGCGCGGACATCACCGAAGTGGCCAAGAGCGAAGCCGGATGA
- a CDS encoding nucleotide pyrophosphohydrolase gives MTTELECLAERLREFARVREWEQFHTPKNLAMALAGEVGELVAEFQWLTAEESRDPGPETLARMRTELGDVTLYLVRLADVLGVDLLEAARAKLDDNDRRYDADLYRGSARKAPPS, from the coding sequence GTGACGACGGAGTTGGAGTGTCTGGCCGAGCGGCTGCGGGAGTTCGCGCGGGTCAGGGAGTGGGAGCAGTTCCACACTCCGAAGAATCTGGCGATGGCGCTGGCGGGTGAGGTCGGGGAGCTGGTGGCGGAGTTCCAGTGGCTCACGGCGGAGGAGTCGCGCGACCCCGGGCCGGAGACGCTCGCCAGGATGCGGACCGAGCTGGGCGACGTCACCCTCTACCTGGTCCGGCTGGCGGATGTGCTCGGTGTGGACCTGCTGGAGGCGGCGCGGGCCAAGCTGGACGACAACGACCGCCGCTACGACGCCGACCTCTACCGGGGCTCCGCCAGGAAGGCCCCACCGTCCTGA
- a CDS encoding serine/threonine-protein kinase, whose translation MSELSVPGYEIKGVLGQGGFGVVYLALQSAVGREVALKVDNRVLLSERDQRRFLREVTAAGALSGHPHVVPVYDAGVLPDGRPYMVLELCPGGSLAGRVLSPADARDVGVRIADALAAAHAQGVLHRDVKPANILLNRYGQVALSDFGLATMPASGPDASVTRESLTPSYAPPEAFELAEPSPAGDVYALAATVYALLSGRPPRFPESGVPNLAMILALHRLPVPDIPGVPPELTAVLRRALTSDPRHRTPSAATLRDELAAVPLPPLPARPVAPPMHHPASFTPGRPPQPTNPPNEQPTSPPAAPHGVNKVLVAIIAALSLVIVAGAGVFVYTQIIQQPPAREQETAAAPGTATTTPKKKEPSVFTGLDTYTENCPAARIKGGGAACVREAECWGGLVIIVGDTKARRLGCEESHSWETFAVAPIPKDAETYVQQDLARHPTVKKVCSRTVLLATRTGTARSLAAGWEADVMPPSQSQFEDGVRFYRCIASRTGVDSRKSYFH comes from the coding sequence GTGTCGGAATTATCGGTCCCGGGTTACGAGATCAAGGGCGTGCTGGGCCAGGGCGGCTTCGGCGTGGTCTACCTCGCCCTGCAGTCGGCCGTCGGCCGTGAGGTGGCGCTCAAGGTCGACAACCGGGTGCTGCTGTCCGAACGCGACCAGCGCCGCTTCCTCCGTGAGGTCACGGCCGCCGGCGCACTGTCGGGCCATCCGCACGTGGTCCCCGTCTACGACGCGGGCGTGCTGCCGGACGGGCGCCCGTACATGGTGCTGGAGCTGTGCCCGGGCGGCTCGCTGGCGGGGCGGGTGCTCTCCCCCGCCGACGCCAGGGACGTCGGCGTCCGCATCGCCGACGCGCTCGCCGCCGCACACGCGCAGGGCGTCCTGCACCGCGACGTCAAACCCGCCAACATCCTGCTCAACCGGTACGGCCAGGTGGCGCTCTCGGACTTCGGCCTGGCCACCATGCCCGCCTCCGGCCCCGACGCCTCGGTCACCCGCGAGTCGCTCACCCCGTCCTATGCCCCGCCCGAGGCGTTCGAGCTGGCCGAGCCGTCGCCGGCGGGAGACGTGTACGCGCTCGCGGCCACCGTCTACGCGCTGCTGTCCGGCCGCCCGCCCCGGTTCCCCGAGAGCGGCGTCCCCAACCTGGCCATGATCCTCGCCCTGCACCGCCTGCCCGTCCCCGACATCCCGGGCGTCCCCCCGGAGCTGACAGCCGTCCTCCGCCGCGCACTGACCAGCGACCCCCGGCACCGCACCCCCAGCGCGGCAACCCTCCGCGACGAGCTGGCCGCCGTCCCGCTCCCCCCACTACCCGCTCGGCCCGTCGCGCCCCCGATGCACCACCCGGCCTCCTTCACCCCAGGACGCCCGCCCCAGCCCACCAACCCCCCGAACGAGCAGCCCACCAGCCCCCCGGCGGCACCCCACGGCGTCAACAAGGTCCTGGTAGCGATCATCGCCGCCCTGTCGCTGGTGATCGTGGCCGGCGCGGGCGTGTTCGTCTACACCCAGATCATCCAGCAGCCTCCCGCGCGCGAGCAGGAGACCGCCGCCGCCCCGGGCACCGCCACCACGACCCCGAAGAAGAAGGAGCCCAGCGTCTTCACCGGCCTGGACACCTACACCGAGAACTGCCCGGCCGCGAGGATCAAGGGCGGCGGGGCGGCGTGCGTGCGGGAGGCGGAGTGCTGGGGCGGCCTGGTCATCATCGTGGGCGACACCAAGGCCAGACGGCTGGGTTGCGAGGAGTCCCACTCCTGGGAGACGTTCGCGGTCGCCCCGATCCCGAAGGACGCCGAGACGTACGTGCAGCAGGACCTCGCCAGGCATCCGACCGTGAAGAAGGTCTGCAGCCGCACGGTCCTCCTGGCCACCAGGACCGGCACGGCGCGGAGCCTCGCCGCGGGGTGGGAGGCGGACGTGATGCCGCCGTCGCAGTCCCAGTTCGAGGACGGGGTGCGGTTCTACCGCTGCATCGCCAGCCGGACCGGGGTGGACTCACGCAAGTCCTACTTCCACTGA
- a CDS encoding aldo/keto reductase family oxidoreductase yields MSTFTTALPGGTWNLGDLTVTRFGYGAMQLAGPGVMGPPADRDSALAVLREAVDLGITHIDTSDAYGPRITNQLIREALHPYPESLRLVTKVGATRDEQGGWPPARKPEDLRRAVHENLEALGLDVLDVVNLRLGDAQGPQPGSLAEPFEALVELQRQGLIRHLGVSNATAEQVAEAQAIAPIVCVQNMYNLAYRQDDALIDELAEQGVAYVPFFPLGGFSPLQSSALSAVAGRLGATPMSVALAWLLHRAPNVLLIPGTSSVAHLRENVAGAGLSLSDEDLVELDKIGR; encoded by the coding sequence ATGAGCACGTTCACCACTGCGCTTCCCGGCGGCACCTGGAACCTGGGCGACCTGACCGTGACCCGGTTCGGCTACGGCGCCATGCAGCTCGCCGGCCCCGGGGTGATGGGCCCGCCGGCCGACCGCGACAGCGCACTCGCCGTCCTCCGCGAGGCCGTCGACCTCGGGATCACCCACATCGACACCAGCGACGCCTACGGCCCGCGCATCACGAACCAGCTCATCCGCGAAGCGCTGCACCCGTACCCCGAGTCGCTGCGCCTCGTGACCAAGGTCGGCGCGACCCGCGACGAGCAGGGCGGCTGGCCACCGGCGCGCAAGCCCGAGGACCTCCGCCGGGCCGTGCACGAGAACCTCGAAGCCCTGGGCCTGGACGTCCTCGACGTGGTCAACCTCCGGCTCGGTGACGCTCAGGGACCGCAGCCCGGCTCGCTCGCCGAGCCCTTCGAGGCGCTCGTCGAGCTGCAGCGGCAGGGCCTCATCCGGCACCTCGGCGTGAGCAACGCGACGGCGGAACAGGTCGCGGAGGCGCAGGCCATCGCGCCGATCGTGTGCGTGCAGAACATGTACAACCTCGCCTATCGGCAGGACGATGCGTTGATCGACGAGCTTGCCGAGCAGGGGGTGGCTTACGTGCCCTTCTTCCCGCTCGGTGGCTTCAGTCCGCTGCAGTCGTCGGCGCTGTCCGCGGTTGCCGGGCGGTTGGGGGCGACGCCGATGTCCGTCGCTCTGGCGTGGCTGCTGCATCGGGCGCCGAACGTTCTGCTGATTCCCGGGACGTCGTCGGTGGCGCATCTGCGTGAGAACGTCGCCGGGGCGGGGCTGTCGCTCTCCGATGAGGACCTCGTCGAGTTGGACAAGATAGGCCGGTAG
- a CDS encoding carbohydrate ABC transporter permease, whose product MNHQKPLKRRRNTLPLHVIAVIVGVFMVIPVVYALLGGFKDNSELSANPFGLPTEWITANYTDVLGSGSFWQQLWNSTFIAVVTTVVTVALSALAAFVFARFAFRGRELYFTLFTAGLMFPFAVAILPIFVMLRTLGLLDNPLGVILTQAAFGLPLTIIILRGFFRSIPGEIEEAATIDGCSPFGFFWRILLPMARPAIATVSVLAIVGSWNNFMLPLVVFSEETSWTLPLGIQQFQGQYASDTARILAYLILAMVPALGFYAIAERHLVGGLTAGATKG is encoded by the coding sequence ATGAACCACCAGAAGCCGCTCAAGCGCCGGCGCAACACGCTGCCCCTGCACGTGATCGCGGTCATCGTGGGCGTGTTCATGGTCATCCCCGTCGTCTACGCGCTGCTCGGCGGGTTCAAGGACAACAGCGAGCTGTCCGCCAACCCGTTCGGCCTGCCGACCGAGTGGATCACCGCCAACTACACCGACGTGCTGGGCTCCGGCTCGTTCTGGCAGCAGTTGTGGAACAGCACGTTCATCGCGGTCGTCACAACCGTGGTGACGGTCGCGCTGTCGGCGCTGGCCGCGTTCGTCTTCGCCCGGTTCGCCTTCCGCGGCAGGGAGCTGTACTTCACGCTGTTCACCGCGGGGCTGATGTTCCCGTTCGCGGTGGCGATCCTGCCCATCTTCGTGATGCTGCGCACGCTGGGGCTGCTGGACAACCCGCTCGGCGTGATCCTCACGCAGGCCGCCTTCGGCCTGCCGCTGACGATCATCATCCTGCGCGGCTTCTTCCGCAGCATCCCTGGCGAGATCGAGGAGGCGGCCACGATCGACGGGTGCTCGCCGTTCGGGTTCTTCTGGCGGATCCTGCTGCCGATGGCCAGGCCCGCCATCGCCACCGTCTCGGTGCTGGCCATCGTGGGGAGCTGGAACAACTTCATGCTCCCGCTGGTGGTCTTCAGCGAGGAGACGAGCTGGACGCTGCCGCTCGGCATCCAGCAGTTCCAGGGCCAGTACGCCTCCGACACCGCCCGCATCCTGGCCTATCTCATCCTGGCCATGGTGCCCGCGCTCGGGTTCTACGCCATAGCGGAACGTCACCTGGTCGGTGGGCTCACCGCGGGTGCGACGAAGGGGTGA
- a CDS encoding winged helix-turn-helix transcriptional regulator, whose translation MATTTAAQQRAQDKAEYDAFFAACPSRKLLDRISSKWVMLIMAALGGGGSDGRGGVACVGEPRPMRYSELSRLLAGVSQKMLTQTLRSLERDGLITRTVTPTVPVTVTYELTELGLSLHGMMRGLKEWAQTNMDEVLANRETYDARLA comes from the coding sequence ATGGCGACGACGACGGCGGCTCAGCAGAGGGCACAGGACAAGGCGGAGTACGACGCCTTCTTCGCGGCATGTCCGAGCCGCAAGCTGCTCGACCGGATCTCCAGCAAGTGGGTCATGCTCATCATGGCCGCGCTCGGCGGTGGCGGCTCCGACGGGCGGGGTGGCGTGGCCTGTGTGGGTGAGCCCCGGCCGATGCGTTACTCGGAGCTGTCCCGGTTGCTGGCCGGTGTCAGCCAGAAGATGCTCACGCAGACGTTGCGCTCCCTCGAACGCGACGGGCTCATCACCCGCACCGTGACGCCGACCGTGCCCGTGACGGTCACCTATGAGCTGACCGAGCTGGGTCTCTCCCTGCACGGCATGATGCGCGGCCTCAAGGAGTGGGCGCAGACGAACATGGACGAGGTGCTCGCCAACCGCGAGACCTACGATGCCCGCCTCGCCTGA
- a CDS encoding carbohydrate ABC transporter permease — translation MTIALFLLPALVLFVMLVVAPMLVALYASVFRWNGFGGLPTNFIGVDNFTRLFSSEIFAQDMQHLLVLVVLSIGVQLPFSLAIAMLLNQRIRGRALYRVLFFAPYVLSEVITGVLFSLILSPESGMANQVLSVFGWESEWLADPDTVMMSLFLVMTWKYFGFHMMIYLAGRQNIPNELVEAAQIDGATGWKTFRYITLPLLGPTIRISIFLSVIYTIQLFDLVWILTGGGPSHSSETMAVTMMDWGFKRSQVGYASAISVVMFALSLVFALVYQRFVLRRDLEGAMTSQGARP, via the coding sequence GTGACCATCGCCCTGTTCCTGCTGCCGGCGCTGGTGCTCTTCGTCATGCTGGTCGTGGCCCCGATGCTGGTGGCCCTGTACGCGAGCGTGTTCAGGTGGAACGGGTTCGGCGGCCTGCCCACCAACTTCATCGGGGTGGACAACTTCACCAGGCTGTTCAGCAGCGAGATCTTCGCCCAGGACATGCAGCACCTGCTGGTGCTGGTGGTGTTGTCGATCGGCGTGCAGTTGCCGTTCTCGCTGGCCATCGCCATGCTGCTGAACCAGCGCATCCGCGGCCGGGCGCTCTACCGCGTGCTGTTCTTCGCGCCGTACGTGCTGTCCGAGGTCATCACGGGCGTGCTGTTCTCGCTGATCCTGTCTCCCGAGTCGGGCATGGCGAACCAGGTCCTGTCGGTGTTCGGCTGGGAGTCGGAGTGGCTGGCCGACCCCGACACCGTGATGATGTCGCTCTTCCTGGTCATGACCTGGAAGTACTTCGGCTTCCACATGATGATCTACCTCGCGGGACGGCAGAACATCCCGAACGAGCTGGTCGAGGCCGCCCAGATCGACGGCGCGACGGGCTGGAAGACGTTCAGGTACATCACGCTGCCGCTGCTCGGCCCGACGATCCGGATCAGCATCTTCCTGTCCGTCATCTACACCATCCAGCTGTTCGACCTGGTCTGGATCCTGACCGGCGGCGGGCCCTCGCACTCCTCGGAGACGATGGCCGTCACCATGATGGACTGGGGCTTCAAGCGCTCCCAGGTCGGCTACGCCAGCGCGATCAGTGTCGTGATGTTCGCGCTCAGCCTCGTCTTCGCCCTCGTCTACCAGCGGTTCGTGCTGCGCCGCGACCTGGAGGGCGCGATGACCTCCCAGGGAGCCCGGCCATGA
- a CDS encoding MarR family winged helix-turn-helix transcriptional regulator, translating into MNGVELFLLGRALMKIGEEAMPSEGIGEQPTSARTVLIVVSDLRAHPRTTVGEIAARTGLPQSAVSAAIGRLRTAGAVIAETDPRDRRRTIITEAPEVSERVTRVRDTPIDAALAAALGTDDPQRVRETVAALEELADRLIPQLRQ; encoded by the coding sequence GTGAATGGGGTCGAACTGTTCCTGCTGGGCCGGGCATTGATGAAGATCGGCGAGGAGGCGATGCCGTCCGAGGGGATCGGCGAGCAGCCCACGAGCGCCCGCACCGTCCTGATCGTCGTGAGCGACCTGCGCGCCCACCCGCGGACGACGGTGGGCGAGATCGCCGCCCGCACGGGGCTGCCGCAGAGCGCGGTGTCCGCGGCCATCGGGCGGCTGCGCACGGCGGGGGCCGTGATCGCCGAGACCGACCCGAGGGACCGCCGCCGGACGATCATCACGGAGGCGCCCGAGGTGTCGGAGCGGGTGACGCGGGTGCGGGACACCCCGATCGACGCCGCGCTGGCCGCCGCGCTGGGCACGGACGATCCCCAGCGGGTACGCGAGACCGTGGCAGCCCTGGAGGAGCTGGCCGATCGGCTCATCCCCCAGCTCCGCCAATAA
- a CDS encoding LacI family DNA-binding transcriptional regulator, whose product MSAKRRVTIALIAEEAGVSIPTVSKVINGRPEVAPATRHRVERLLQEHGYQRRISQDDTPAGLVDLVFAEIESPWAMEIVRGAESAAHEAGASVVISVLHTHAGPGRDWLERLAARRTDGVVIVASRLSTGIQAQLSARSLPFAVVDPEGEPAPGVISVGATNWNGGLAATRHLLELGHRRIGMISGPADMLCSQARIDGYRAALETAGLPVVPELIRRGTFLVESGHDQGHALLSLPEPPTAIFAGSDLMAFGVFEAARQRGLRVPEDLSVVGFDDLPLAKSAWPPLTTVRQPLQEMAALATRTVLAMGHGEVPETKRVELATELIVRDSTAHP is encoded by the coding sequence GTGTCAGCGAAGAGGCGGGTGACGATCGCACTGATCGCGGAGGAGGCCGGAGTCTCCATTCCGACGGTCTCGAAGGTCATCAACGGGCGTCCGGAGGTCGCTCCGGCGACCCGCCACAGGGTCGAACGGCTGCTGCAGGAGCATGGCTACCAGCGGCGCATCAGCCAGGACGACACCCCGGCCGGCCTGGTGGACCTGGTCTTCGCGGAGATCGAGTCGCCCTGGGCCATGGAGATCGTCCGAGGGGCGGAGAGCGCGGCCCACGAGGCCGGCGCGAGCGTCGTCATCTCGGTCCTGCACACGCACGCGGGCCCGGGCCGTGACTGGCTCGAACGCCTGGCGGCCCGGCGCACGGACGGCGTGGTGATAGTCGCCTCGCGGCTCTCGACCGGCATCCAGGCCCAGCTCAGCGCGCGCTCCCTGCCGTTCGCGGTGGTGGACCCGGAGGGCGAGCCCGCCCCCGGCGTCATCTCGGTGGGCGCCACCAACTGGAACGGCGGCCTGGCGGCCACCCGCCACCTGCTGGAGCTCGGCCACCGGCGGATCGGCATGATCAGCGGCCCCGCCGACATGCTGTGCAGCCAGGCCCGGATAGACGGCTACCGCGCGGCCCTGGAAACGGCCGGCCTCCCGGTCGTCCCCGAGCTGATCAGACGCGGCACCTTCCTCGTCGAGTCCGGCCACGACCAGGGCCACGCCCTGCTCTCCCTCCCGGAGCCGCCCACGGCCATCTTCGCGGGCAGCGACCTGATGGCGTTCGGCGTCTTCGAGGCGGCCAGGCAACGCGGCCTGCGCGTCCCCGAGGACCTCAGCGTGGTCGGCTTCGACGACCTCCCCCTCGCCAAGTCGGCCTGGCCCCCGCTCACCACCGTCCGTCAGCCGTTGCAGGAGATGGCGGCGCTGGCGACCCGGACGGTGCTGGCGATGGGGCATGGGGAGGTGCCGGAGACGAAGCGGGTGGAACTGGCCACGGAGCTCATCGTCCGGGACAGCACGGCCCACCCGTGA
- a CDS encoding alpha/beta fold hydrolase, with protein sequence MTMLSVHEADLYYETRGTGPYLLISQSGEGDAGRSVDLVDHLADAYTVITYDRRGLSRSSTSTGTAASAREHADDLPASIQQHADDVHRLLAHLTDRPVIMLGLSLGASIGLHLAMRHPEQLSLLIAHEPVSPWLLPPAERERHRAELAELRDLYLRAGLPAAIKEVARVLGITGGTAQGGTGADPEPGLTPHPMTPRRQANFDYFIRHDFRAVIEDDLDLTGCRTRILPAAGLTTPPAVFDRRCADELAALLRTEVAMLPGGHNGNLTHPRAYAARLRDLLPELLPVP encoded by the coding sequence ATGACGATGTTGAGCGTGCACGAGGCCGACCTTTACTACGAGACCCGCGGCACCGGGCCGTACCTGCTGATCTCGCAGAGCGGCGAGGGCGACGCCGGCCGGAGCGTCGACCTGGTGGACCACCTCGCCGACGCGTACACCGTGATCACCTACGACCGGCGCGGCCTCAGCCGCAGCAGCACCAGCACCGGGACGGCGGCGAGCGCCCGCGAGCACGCCGACGACCTACCGGCGAGCATCCAGCAGCACGCCGACGACGTGCACCGGCTGCTGGCCCACCTCACCGACCGCCCCGTCATCATGCTGGGCCTGAGCCTGGGCGCCTCCATCGGCCTCCACCTGGCCATGCGCCACCCGGAGCAGCTCAGCCTGCTCATCGCCCACGAGCCCGTCTCCCCCTGGCTCCTGCCGCCCGCCGAACGCGAGAGGCACCGGGCGGAGCTGGCCGAGCTCCGCGACCTCTACCTCCGAGCGGGCCTCCCGGCCGCGATCAAGGAGGTGGCCCGGGTCCTGGGCATCACCGGAGGCACCGCACAGGGCGGCACCGGCGCCGATCCCGAGCCCGGCCTGACCCCGCACCCCATGACCCCCCGACGCCAGGCGAACTTCGACTACTTCATCCGCCACGACTTCCGCGCCGTCATCGAGGACGACCTCGACCTGACCGGCTGCCGCACCCGCATCCTGCCCGCCGCCGGCCTCACCACCCCGCCCGCCGTCTTCGACCGCCGCTGCGCGGACGAGCTGGCCGCGCTCCTGCGCACCGAGGTCGCGATGCTGCCCGGCGGCCACAACGGCAACCTCACCCACCCCCGCGCGTACGCCGCCCGCCTGCGCGATCTTCTCCCCGAACTCCTGCCTGTCCCCTGA